In Chrysemys picta bellii isolate R12L10 chromosome 3, ASM1138683v2, whole genome shotgun sequence, a single genomic region encodes these proteins:
- the LOC135982091 gene encoding dynein regulatory complex protein 1-like — protein MWTGPRAAAEPSTSPSCVICLVLAALCKLEKLENESKTNQDTFEEITSKWGSAKEKTIPQDLWDVLNLQQQQCALLIEEKNKLISELQQELKSKDDQYVPGQWELRSWCLGRGERVELPGCSCA, from the exons ATGTGGACGGGGCCAAGGGCAGCCGCCGAACCCTCCACCAGCCCCAGTTGCGTTATCTGCCTTGTGCTggctgctctctgcaagctcgagAAACTGGAGAATGAATCCAAGACTAATCAGGACACGTTTGAAGAGATCACCTCGAAATGGGGCTCGGCCAAAGAGAAAACCATCCCGCAGGACCTGTGGGACGTGCtcaacctgcagcagcagcagtgtgctcTGCTCATCGAAGAGAAGAACAAGCTCATCAGCGAACTGCAGCAG GAGCTGAAAAGCAAAGATGACCAGtatgttcccggccaatgggagctgcggagttggtgcttggggcggggggagcgcgtggagctccctggctgctccTGTGCGTAG